The following DNA comes from Lentibacillus sp. Marseille-P4043.
GCTGGTGTAAACGGAATCGATAGACACCTAGAACAGCGGAAATTATGATTAAACTTTCGGTCATAGGCATTTTAAAAATACTAAATATCGTTATAATAAAAGTCCCGATTGCAAGCATCATATAAACAAATAATGACTTAAGTATAGGTAACTTCCGGGCAAAACCTAATTTAAATGCAATCGCCCCAAAAATTAGATTAAGAACATATAAAATCGTAAATAAATGATCAATACCGTAATTTTCTTCAACATAATCAAAAATTAGACTGAAATTACTAT
Coding sequences within:
- a CDS encoding YlaH-like family protein, which encodes MDSNFSLIFDYVEENYGIDHLFTILYVLNLIFGAIAFKLGFARKLPILKSLFVYMMLAIGTFIITIFSIFKMPMTESLIIISAVLGVYRFRLHQQRKARTNNEQSKTP